The genomic DNA CCTGTCTCACAAGCTGGTGAGCCTcggaaacttgtcttctgattgggttgtgactttgggtttgCCAGGTCTCTTCCTTTCAGAGTTTCTTCCAATTGTGTAGGACACTTGTACTCACTGACATTTAGattttttctctaaatgaaaagcCTACAATTCTAAGGGTggtaatgctctgtctcatttcatttattaattgccattttattgccattatcactggaatattgtccaagtagtacttcagagggtgtagtaatacAGTCTGTTCCATCTctactttaagacagacagagggtttttaagtactCAACAGAATCTGTAACACCTATGCAagctgtttgcttcaacttgcaagactTACTTTACTTTAATAGCCGCAGAGCATCGGTAGGTTGTATCGTATTAGTTATTCCCTGAAGAAAGTCCACTTGTAATActctatttccttttttcagtttttaccaacctaaactttttaaatttaagctttttcatcattttaggtcattcactaCATTTCAACTgcttaaatttgaagaaaaaccgaggtgttctaaaacttgtgACTGGTAGTGTATGCAGAGTGTAAAGCACTGTATCTTTTAGTAGTAACCCTTGTCTGTGCTTGTCAGGTCGATTAAAGAAAGAACATGCCCTCTCAAGAATATCAGATGAAAGTTTAGACAAAATACCAGAGGAGGATgcccctgtttttaaggagttaCCAGGAGCAAAAAATGCAGATGAATCTGTTGTCCCCCTCACCAGTGGTGCTACTGAATCAACTGTAGAAAATGAGGCACTTTCCAATGGGAGTACAGTTTTTCCTAAAGGAAGAGTGTATGGTATGTATATAAGCTGCATGACATATTCTTGTTTTCCCTAATCTAACACTATCTGACTATTATTGGAATCTGTCTAAACTTCCAATAACACTAGGGAGAGTACTCTTTGAGGTCAAAGgttaaacaataaacaacaatttaacatttccaaaaataaaacacaatttctgCTTTGCAACCAATCCTGCCAGAACAGTCTGTGGCTCCTCATgaaccaaatattttattaatcttttttcagtaaatggatgagtaaatgaaaatcattaagtataacaaaaatatagaCTAAGTGGCAGAATAAAACAGTAACAGGATTAGCTAATtcactttttattataattaagcaGTTATTTTCAATATAGTTCCTAGAAACCCAATTTGGCAGGGtgtcttttttttccagttattggtaacactttagtttagatgctgcaaaaatgcatctgttactaaTATATTGTCATGTAAAAAGAGTTTAACAAaggtttatttggattttaataacatttagtaaacatcagtaaagtggttatttatCTCTATGTAGTGTGGCATATTAGGTTGGTAAAATTACTTTGAACATGTGAACATAAAGGATTCACAGATCTTGTATTAAAATCTGCAATATCAAAAGACATTTCTTACTTAAGTCACCTCTGACTATTCCAAATTcaagttattttagtaggtcacattgcagataTGATTAACCACTTCACTGGTTCTTTGTAAGACCAACAGAACCCTTTTTTAAGGTCTTGTTCTGTAAAATTATAGGAGTAATAGTTGCATTTTTGCGATATTTTAAGTGCAGTAATCCCTTGCAATTTGCTGGGGTTAATGGTGCGGGACACCCAAGAATCTGAAAAATCCACAAATCCATTTTGGACCTGtggttactgtatattgtaattttattacaCTAAATAAGTTGCAAAAAGTTGAGAGAAAGATAGAATAGAATGATCACTGCGCAATCAAATCACATGTGTAAGAGTGGCTGCCGAGACAAAGATGTGTGGCACCCCAAAACCAAGACTTCTtataatgtttgtgtgtatatttatgatggcaaacaacaaaaatgtttaatattactgataaaaaaagaaactctAAGGACAAAACAATAAATACTCATCACAGTCCAGTTTCACAGATGCAGAACTTAAACGATCTGCTGCTAACTTCttagtgccagataccacaggacaccttcagaggttttGTGGAATCTGTGCCTGCACAAGAGGGACCTACATAATGTTAGATAagttgttttaatgttgtggcttatcagtttatatttataaatgtacatTTGTAAACATGTTACATATTACAACAGTGCTTTGAAATGAAAAGTAGTAGCCATGTACTCTCAAAGGCAATAATTGCCATCCAATAGAATTGAGAGAACATGGGAGTATTACAAagtatgtaaatgtttttgtgGAAATTAAGACAAATAACTATTTTTTTAGGGAGAACATCTTCCATGACCAATGGATGTCTCAAATCACCTCTGTCCAATGGATCTTTCAGCTTTGATGGCCACATGCGAAGCGATGGCCACGTGTACCATACAGTTCACAAAGACTCtggtctttacaaagatcttcTACATAAAATTCACTTAGGTCGCATGGAAGATGACCGTACTCCTCCAGTACCTGACAACTCTTATCGCTTGCTTCGTCGCAACAACAGCTATACATGCTATACTGCAGCAATCTGTGGCATGCCTGTTCAGCCAGCTTTCAGATCATTTGAGCCGACTGCTCCCGAGGACAGTGAGAAGTTGGTGGGAGATTCTGTGTCATACTCCAAGAAACGCGTTCGCTATGACAGTTACTCAAGTTACTGCAATGCAGTTGCAGAGGCAGAGATTGAAGCTGAAGAGGGTGGGGTAGAGATGAAATTATCTGCAGATGTAAGGCAGACACCTCAACCACTCTCCCAGGATGATGCTATTGAAGaggagaaggaagaaaaggacaAGCCTCAGGTGTTCCTGCTGTTTCATTTCTTACAGATTCTCACAGCTTGCTTTGGTTCTTTTGCACATGGTGGCAATGATGTCAGGTAAGCTAGCTACTTTTGTTTTTACCaattaaatctaacattttttagGAAATATATTTGAGATAGATGATGATAACAAAAATGCAGCATTGTGTAAATAAATTAACAGTATATTCTTTCTGAGTAAAACATAACAAAGTTTTAAGGTTTGGATAAAATGTTTTAGTATGGATCAGTCTGATATGGGCTGTAAAGCTAGcacagtggttagagctgctaCTGTGAAGATCCAGTGTACTATATTCATCCCATACCCAGatgttgtctgtatggagtttacatgttctccccatgttcataTGACTTTTTTTGGCAGATATTCCAGTTTTTGTCTCACGTCCCCAAAAACATGTATGTTTAGTTAACTGCCAATTCTAATATGCTCCTCTGTTCATGAACATTTGAATGTGTACATGAGTGGCCCTGCAAGCAGAGAgtttctcctgccttgtgcctagtggTGCAGGGATAGGCTCTGGTCCTCCTACGACTCTTAATTGGATTAAGTCGGTTTCGGTCAGTTCAGTTCTGAGCAATTCACaaattgcatatacagtagtaccTTGTCAGGTGAATACTGCTCCAGAAATGTTTTTTGGTTGACAGAATTTATGAAACATCACTTATAACAGGCATATCTCTAGAGCATGTTATATGTGTATAAGCCCTTTGAATTAGGTGCCTACCAGTAGTACAGTTATGAGTTGTTTAATATATAGAGTTGTCAGCAACCAGATCCTTTACTAACAGAAATCCACACTGGTTGGTATGTTTGTCCATCCTAGCCTACATTCCAGGAcataaagcacacacacactttgtcaTGCTGTAATAATTTAAGAGCCCTAAACAATATATTTTGAACTATGGGAGAGCTCCCAGGCTTGCATTATGACCACCAGTTAACACAAATGAGTAAAGGAGTTTgctcataattttaaataatgtaactTTTCTGAAAGTTTTGTTAtctaatgtaaatttttttttttttactcaaattaATACAATTGAcatgataaaaaataagtaaagcatAAAATATATGTCAGTTTACTtgctaaaattaaattttgaaaaaagttaaataatttagCATGAAAGTGGGATCTGTGTAGGATTTTATTTtctcaggttttaaaaaaagtaatggaAATGACTACATTTTCTGAACACAAATGTCGAAACAACACAAAGCATAGTGGAGCAACACATTACAAATTagttaacattatatatatatatatatatatatatatatatatatatatatatatatatatatatatatatatatataagtgctgTCAAGCGATCGaaaattttaattgtaattaatcacatgactttgtgtaattaatcatgattattctcaaatttattctttttttaatgttgaaattttACCGCAAAGATTTTTAAGCGCAATCAGACCATATTAAGAAGAATGGACACAATATAAAGGCATATAAATGTACTTCCAGTATTCAGGTAACTGGAACAAgaggaaaaaaggcaaaacttCAACTGTGAGGAGGCTTTATTCACTCATACTCCAGGGCTGTGCGATGCTGAACATAGCAAACAAACAATTTAGCTTATATTGTAAAACAGATGATGGTGAAGGTTTGCTTGAACTTTATTATATAGGCTGGGTCATCCTCTGAACTCTCCATCACCTGAGACAGATGGCATAAAGCGGGCAGCACCACTGAACATGAAACAAACTTCTCTCCTCCAAGGTGTTCAGTAAAGTATCTCCTGAAATCAATTCAATATCAATTAAATTGTGAGGGCTTTGTATGCATTTGTATTCATTTATACATAAAAAGCAATACCAAAACAGCTGTAAGATAGACTTGAGGATTACATAGAGGCAGTCACACTTAACTAAAACTGGACTTTATTAGGTCTGCACAgtgtgacagtttttttttttttttttttttttatcaaatttgcaattaaaaaaacattctttgtggATGTACTGTAATGTAATATCACAACATTCACAGGAGAGCATAGGCAGTGAGTAGAGGATGGCAAGCCCCCCTCCCAATTCAACTTAAACTCTGCGCTATTACTGTTGCGTCATGTGAGGAGGCGGCCCCTGTCACTAAATGTCTCATTATCTGACACAAAAAACATACCAGTTTAACGCACAGTGACTAAAAGATTCCCCAGTCTTTTTTTATGATCAATCCAATGTTTTGCAGGTACTGATAAGCATTGAGAGAAATGTTGGCAGGCACAATGCCATACATTACTGGAAACCcgattttaaaatggaataacgTATAAGCATAGCCtttcagaaaacaaagtaaataaaaaacccaCATGGCATGTCATCATCTGTGACCGCtgctaatgacacacaaaaaaataaaagttaatgaggAGGTTCTTAAAATCAAAGTAAACATTGGGTACTGTATCGCAAAAGACAAACATCCCTTCACAAAATTTGGCCCACTCATATTTACTACATTAAAATGGCATAAGTATCAATCCGACTTATGACAAACCATATGCTAAAGGACTGGTCAAATATCCAACAGTATGAAAAAAGAACTTGCCGCTAAAGTAAGATACTCCACACTCCCACTATGTGTATTTAATGACCGATGGGGAGACACATTTTTCAATGACAGCGTGCGAGATTGCTagaagatgataaaaaaaaaaaaaaaacgggctcGAGCAATTCCTCCAGCTTCTGAAGTTTCTCCAGCTCGGCATTTGTTGGCATAACCACGTTAGTTTTATATAGGGCTAGTGCATCTCTTAGTGGTTGTTAGTTTCTTCGCTCAcgtgcaaagcgctttttgttatgaccaaataactccatttttgtctcattagtccaaatcactttgttccaaaatgaatctgactcgTCTAaaagagcatttgcatacaacaagcgactctgtttgtggtgtgagtgcagaaagggcttctttctcatcacccggCCAtagagatgttctttgtgcaaattgcgctgaaatgtagaatgatgtacagatgcaccatctgcagcaagatgttcttacaggtctttggaggtgagctgtgggttgtctgtaaccattctcacaatcctgcgcatatgccgctccaagaactgtgcctgtggccttccatttcttgattccattccttacagttgaaactgacagtttaaacctctgagatagctttttgtagctttcccctaaaccacgagactgaacaatctttgttttcagatcttttgagagttgttttgaggatcccatgctgtcactcttcagaggagagtcaaagggaagcacaacttgcaattgaccaccttaaataccttttatatctcatgattggacacacctgtctatgaagttcaaggattaacgagctaatccaaccaatttggtgttgcaagtaatcagtattgagcaatgacatgcattcaaatcagtaaaattacaaggatacccaaatttttgcacagccagtttttcacatttgatttaatgtcatacaactaaatactgcttcactaaaaatctttgttcggaaaacaccccagtagtcagatgttcctaggaaatgaaagacataccactgttatctttttttattgaaagtaaattattatgcaggcagagaggggttcacaaactttttcatatgactgtgtgtttatgtgtgtatatgtatatgtgtgtatataatataatatgaatagTTTGCACTCAtgctattaataaaatatacaatggGTAAAGTGATATTATTTCCTCCACAGTAATGCTATTGGCCCACTGGTTGCACTTTGGATGATTTACAAGCAGGGCGGCGTAATGCAGGATGCCGCAACTCCCATCTGGTTGCTTTTTTATGGAGGTGTAGGCATTTGTGCAGGCCTATGGGTTTGGGGTCGAAGAGTCATCCAAACGATGGGCAAAGATCTGACGCCAATCACTCCTTCCAGGTAATTAAGTGTATATATGCTGCATGCTGAAGCctattgttaacatttttttaaaattataatattcTGTAAGATATGAATGTGGCTTGAATTTTAATTATGACCATGAAAATATGCTGTTATGTGATTATATGTACAACATatgtacagtttaaaaaaataccttttgaTCAACTTAACAGAATTGGActgaatatacaaaaaataattcaaaacaagctacatttcaaatgtattttcaatCTTCATACCCTGATGCTATTTAGATTTTTGGAActctaaatatttttgtttttctccttaaTTTTGAACAAAACATATTAGTATGaaggatatataattttaattcccCTGCTTCTTGAATTTTGAAAATGCTTCAACAGAAGTACGTACATAACAGGGTATTGTCTAGTATTAAcagatttgtttgaacattctggatTATTTCACTTCTGATaggatctcttctcaaccttccCTGCCTGTTATCAGTAGATATTTGCAAAGGGACTGCAGAGGCTCCATCCCacaggatattttttttcttttagaattttaaagtttcatgcaaaatattgtttatttttgaaaaaaaatcatctgtAGACATTTACCTTTATTTGGAGAGAGCTGCTGTAACGGTTATAGCTTTCAGTACTAAAGTAAAATTTAGTTGCTAAAATTATTATAATCAATTTTCAGTTGAATTATTAATGAGTATTTATACAGCAAACATTTGTAGAGTATgcgtttattttaaaatgatggaGGTTTGGAATTTAACCTATTCCCTAAGTAGAATGAAACGCTTTCATGTTTATGTAACAGAATGTATGATAACAGAGTAAATGCCTTTTCAGTGCACAAAGCAGCATGATTAAATTGgcttctctatttttgtgtgtatttggtgTTGGTTGAACAATTATCaccttgtttttaaaggataATTTACACCTGTCCTGTTTACTAAGTGTCAATTGAGGGTTTATATAGAGTATATCATGTTTATATATTGAAAGCATAGGGATAatcttaagtcaacaagtgcaatttgtatatttttgtaaagtacttttattactattaggtttgttgttattttctctcttcttgtctttttaactctttttcctcacactgagtcgagtGCACCTTcagtttcgttgttcctttgtaaaagtgacaatgacaataaaggtcgatctatctatcaaatgtttTAAATCATGTCTGTTAATCTTTGATTTATCCAGTAAAGACGCATTGGGTCAAGGtgcatatgttttatttttaacatttaagatCTGGTAAATCCAGAATAGTAGAGGTCCTGCATAGCTACAGTAgctgcatattttgttttctgcaaatCAGAACAATAGAAGCTAACATACACCTGGGCGTTAATGCCTAGTTTAACTAACTACGTGTTTAGTGATTAAAagcatttgtaaatttaaatttaagagACCAAAAACTAACcagttatataaattatatacgtGCTGTATGCGGTGAAATGTTTTAGAACACTCCCATTTTTCCAGTTTATACTCaaatttaagcagttcaagtCCAGTGAATAACCTTAAATGATGCAAAggaaagcagtaaactgccagagggaAAAACAAAGTTTAGGTTATcaaaaagctgaaaaataatgtaattttcagttatacaacattttttttctatgaacAAGTAATGGATCAACAATTTAAAGCTTTTATGCAGTAATGGAAGTTAAGCCTTTaagtcagcggttctcaaactgtggggcgcaccccTAGAAGTAACAAtaaaagggggcgcaaatgttgccatatgtggcgtaatttcactattcgtaggaaa from Erpetoichthys calabaricus chromosome 5, fErpCal1.3, whole genome shotgun sequence includes the following:
- the slc20a2 gene encoding sodium-dependent phosphate transporter 2 isoform X1, with the translated sequence MEMDHYLWMVILGFIIAFVLAFSVGANDVANSFGTAVGSGVVTLRQACILASIFETLGSVLLGAKVGETIRKGIIDVNLYNNSVEVLMAGEVSAMVGSAVWQLIASFLKLPISGTHCIVGSTIGFSLVAIGTQGVQWMQLVKIVASWFISPLLSGLMSGLLFLLIRFFILNKDDPVPNGLRALPLFYAATVGINTFSIMYTGAPLLGLDTLPIWSIALITLAGALICAAIVWFCVCPWMKRKIASRLKKEHALSRISDESLDKIPEEDAPVFKELPGAKNADESVVPLTSGATESTVENEALSNGSTVFPKGRVYGRTSSMTNGCLKSPLSNGSFSFDGHMRSDGHVYHTVHKDSGLYKDLLHKIHLGRMEDDRTPPVPDNSYRLLRRNNSYTCYTAAICGMPVQPAFRSFEPTAPEDSEKLVGDSVSYSKKRVRYDSYSSYCNAVAEAEIEAEEGGVEMKLSADVRQTPQPLSQDDAIEEEKEEKDKPQVFLLFHFLQILTACFGSFAHGGNDVSNAIGPLVALWMIYKQGGVMQDAATPIWLLFYGGVGICAGLWVWGRRVIQTMGKDLTPITPSSGFTIELASAVTVVFASNIGLPISTTHCKVGSVVAVGWIRSRKAVDWRLFRNIFLAWFVTVPVAGLFSAAVMALFVYGILPFV
- the slc20a2 gene encoding sodium-dependent phosphate transporter 2 isoform X2, with protein sequence MEMDHYLWMVILGFIIAFVLAFSVGANDVANSFGTAVGSGVVTLRQACILASIFETLGSVLLGAKVGETIRKGIIDVNLYNNSVEVLMAGEVSAMVGSAVWQLIASFLKLPISGTHCIVGSTIGFSLVAIGTQGVQWMQLVKIVASWFISPLLSGLMSGLLFLLIRFFILNKDDPVPNGLRALPLFYAATVGINTFSIMYTGAPLLGLDTLPIWSIALITLAGALICAAIVWFCVCPWMKRKIASRLKKEHALSRISDESLDKIPEEDAPVFKELPGAKNADESVVPLTSGATESTVENEALSNGSTVFPKGRVYGRTSSMTNGCLKSPLSNGSFSFDGHMRSDGHVYHTVHKDSGLYKDLLHKIHLGRMEDDRTPPVPDNSYRLLRRNNSYTCYTAAICGMPVQPAFRSFEPTAPEDSEKLVGDSVSYSKKRVRYDSYSSYCNAVAEAEIEAEEGGVEMKLSADVRQTPQPLSQDDAIEEEKEEKDKPQVFLLFHFLQILTACFGSFAHGGNDVSNAIGPLVALWMIYKQGGVMQDAATPIWLLFYGGVGICAGLWVWGRRVIQTMGKDLTPITPSSGFCIEITSALTVLVASNVGIPISSTHCKVGSVVAVGWIRSRKAVDWRLFRNIFLAWFVTVPVAGLFSAAVMALFVYGILPFV